Below is a window of Diaminobutyricibacter sp. McL0608 DNA.
CCCGGACCGGGCGAAGCGGGCGCACACGACTCCGCTAGGATTGCCGCACAGCACGTACAGGAGGTCTGGGTGGCGCAGTTGTTGATCCTCACCTCTGCGCCCGACGCGGAGGTGCTGCCGTCGCTTGCGCTCCTCAGCCATCGCACGCGGCAGATTCCCGCCGAGCCCGCCGCGCTTGTGAACGCTCCCAGTTGCGACCTGATCTTCGTCGACGCGCGTCGCGACCTGGCGAGTGCGAAATCCCTGTGCAAGATCTTGACGACGACCGGCATCAACGTGCCGCTCCTGCTCGTCCTGACTGAAGGCGGTCTCACCGCGGTGAGCGCCGACTGGGGCGTCAACGACGTCGTGCTCGAGAGCGCGGGACCGGCAGAAGTGGATGCGCGCGTCCGCCTCGCCATCGGCCGCCAGACGCAGGAGCACTCGCAGACCAAGATCCAGGCCTCCGGCGTCACCATCGACGAAGCGAGCTACTCGGCGAAGGCGCACGGGCGGCAACTGGACCTGACGTTCAAGGAATTCGAACTGCTCCGCTTCTTCGCAACGCATCCCTCCCGGGTCTTCACACGGGAGCAGCTGCTCAGCGAAGTCTGGGGTTACGACTACTTCGGCGGGACTCGCACCGTCGACGTGCACGTCCGGCGGTTGCGCGCCAAACTCGGCGACCTCGAATCGCTGATCGGCACCGTGCGGAACGTGGGGTACCGGTTCAACGTGTACGAAGAGGACAATGAGCGACTCCCTACGCCTCTCCGTCCCTGACCTGGCCGACCCCAACGAGTCCACCGGGTTCTTCCGGGTTGCGGATGCTGCCATCGATGTCGACGGCTACGACCCGTTCAACGAACAGGCCCGTCTCGACGTCCAGTCCGGCCGCCGCACCCCCATCGTGGCGACTGTCTGGTCGGAGGCCGAGCACACCCGGCCGATCGGCGCGGCCATCGTGGGCCGTGGCGAACTCGACCTCGTGATCGATCCGCTGTTCCGTGGCAAAGGCTACGGCTCCGTCGCGCTCCGCGGGCTTCTCGCGACAGCCCGCGGCAATCTCACTGCGTGGTCCCACGGCGACCATCCCGCGGCGCGCGTTCTGGCCGATCATCACGGGTTCCTGCCCGTGCGCCGGCTGCTCCAGCTGCGATCCGGGGTGCTGAAATCCGTGGCCGACGGTGCGGGCGCATCCGGCACACGGCCGCATGACGGCGTGACGATCGGGCCGTTCCGCCACGGCGACGAAGCCGAGTGGGTCGAGCTGAACGCCCGGATCTTCGAATCTTATCCGGAGCAGGGAAGGCTGACCGTCGACGATCTGCGGGCCCGGCAGGCCGAGCCCTGGTATGAGGCGGGGGACTTCCTCGTCGCCAGGGACGCTCACGGACGCATCGTCGGCTACGACTGGGTCAAGGCCGAACCGGATGCGGCCGATGGCGAGATCTACGTGCTCGGTGTGGATCCGGTGCACGCCGGCAAGGGGACCGGGAAGGCCCTGCTCCTGGCGGGACTCGAACGACTCGCCCAGCGTGGACGTACCACCGCCACCGTCTCGGTCGAGGGCGACGACCCGTCGGCGGTGCGTCTTTACCATCAGCTCGGGTTCACCGAACACACCGTAGACGTCCAGTACCGGCGCCGGATCGACGCAGACGGAGCGTTTTCCACACATTAACCTCGCGCGGCACCACGGGTTGCGCTCCGGTGCAATGATGTTGGAATGGACGGCGAGAACATCCTCCTCGATACAGGGCTCGGCAGCGACTTCGACGACGACTTCGCGCCCTTTGTTTACGAGCCCGACCCGAGCCTGCCCGAAGACCGGTATCTCGACCGTGAACTCAGTTGGCTCGCGTTCAACCAGCGTGTTCTCGAACTCGCCGAAGATCCCGACCTCCCCGTTCTCGAGCGAGCGAACTTCCTGGCGATCTTCGCAAGCAACCTCGACGAGTTCTTCATGGTGCGCGTCGCCGGGCTGAAACGGCGCATCCTCACCGGGCTCGCCGTGCCGACCAACGTCGGGCGGGCCCCGCAGGATGTGCTCGCCGACATCTCCGAGAAGGCGCACGAACTCCAGGCCAGGCACGCCGCGTGCTACGCGGAGCTCGTGCTTCCTGCGCTCGAGGAGTCCGGCATCACCGTCGTGAACTGGGATTCCCTCGACGCAGCAGACAAAGTGCAGATGCGCGATGTCTTCTCCCAGCAGATCTTCCCGGTGCTGACGCCTCTCGCCGTCGACCCCGCGCACCCGTTCCCGTACATCTCGGGGCTCTCACTCAACCTGTCCGTGCGCGTTCGCAATTCCCGCACGGGCAAGGAGCAGTTCGCGCGCCTCAAGGTGCCGCAGATGCTGCCGCGATTCGTGCGCATCGACCAGCGCGAGAGCGTCGACCAGCTGAGGTTCATCCCCCTCGAAGACCTGATCGCCAATCACCTCGGCGATCTCTTCCCCGGCATGGAGATCCTCGACCACCACATCTTCCGGGTCACCCGCAACGAAGACGTCGAGGTCGACGAAGACGAGACCGAGAACCTCATCCAGGCGCTCGAGAAAGAACTCCTGCGACGCCGGTTCGGCCCGCCCATCCGCCTCGAGGTCACCGACGACATGGACCCGGTCACTCTCGGCCTGCTGGTGCGCGAGCTCGACGTCACCGAGCAGGAGGTGTACCGCCTCCCGTTCCCGCTCGACCTTGGCGGCCTCTTCGATCTTGCGAAGATCGACCGCCCCGACCTGCACTATCCGAACCACGTGCCGACGACGGCCCCGCAGCTCATGCCGCGCGAGCCCAACGCGCAGCCCGACGTCTTCGCGTCTGTGGCGCGGCAGGACATCCTTCTCCACCATCCGTACGAATCGTTCGCGACGAGCGTCCAGGCGTTCCTCGAGCAAGCGGCGGCCGACCCGCACGTGCTGGCGATCAAGCAGACGCTGTACCGCACGTCCGGCGACAGCCCCATCGTCGAAGCGCTCATCGACGCGGCCGAGTCCGGCAAGCAGGTGCTCGCCCTCGTCGAGATCAAAGCCCGGTTCGACGAACAGAACAACATCTCGTGGGCGCGCAAGCTCGAGAAAGCCGGAGTGCACGTGGTCTACGGGCTGGTCGGGCTGAAGACGCACTGCAAGCTGGCGCTAGTCGTGCGCCAGGAGAAAGGCATGCTGAAGCACTACAGCCACATCGGCACGGGCAACTACAACCCGAAGACGAGCCGCATCTATGAAGACCTCGGGCTGCTGACGGCCGATGACCAGGTCGGAAAAGACCTCACCCGTCTCTTCAACGAGCTCTCCGGCTACGCGATCGAGAAGAAGTTCAAGCGGCTGCTCGTCGCACCGCTCCACCTGCGCAAGGGGCTCCTGAAGCGGATCCAGGTCGAGACGGAGAACGCGATCGCCGGCAAGCAGTCTGGCATCCGCATCAAGCTGAACTCCGTCGTCGACGAAGCGATCATCGACGCGCTCTACCGGGCGAGCGAGGCAGGCGTTCCGGTCGACCTCTGGGTCCGCGGCATCTGCGGGCTCCGGCCCGGCGAACCCGGTCTGTCATCGAACATCCGCGTGCGATCCGTTCTGGGCCGGTACCTCGAGCATTCCCGCATCTTCTCGTTCCTCAACGACGGCGACCCGCAGGTCTACATCGGCAGTGCAGACATGATGCACCGCAACCTCGACCGCCGTGTCGAAGCGCTCGTCAGGCTCACCGACCCATCGCATCTGGCCGAACTCGACGCACTCTTCAACCGCGCCTTCGACGAACGCACCTCGGCGTGGACCCTCGATTCCGAAGGTGTGTGGACTCGGCACCACCTCGACGAGCACGGCGAACCGCTCGAAGACCTCCAGAACAAGCTCATGCAGCAGATCGCCCATCGGCCACGCGTGGGGTCGAGGCGGTGACGGCAGCGATCTATGCTGCGGGGGCCGTCTGCTGGCGCGTCGTCGACGGCAGGACGATGATCCTCGTCGTCCACCGAACGAAGTACGGTGACGTGACCATCCCCAAGGGCAAGGTAGACCCCGGAGAGACACTTCCCCAGACGGCGGTGCGTGAGATCCACGAGGAGACAGGACTCGCCGTCGCCCTGGGCGTACCGCTCGGCGTATCGACGTATCCCCTCTCCAGCGGCCGCGACAAGATCGTCCACTACTGGGCGGCCGAAGTCAGCGATGCGGCGATCGCGCGATCGACGTTCGTGCCCAACGGCGAGATCGCCGCTCTGGAATGGGTGACCATCAAGAAGGCGCGCACCTACCTCACCTACGAGCGCGACGTCGAGATCCTCGACACGTTCGCGAAGCTGCTCGCCGAAGGAGTCAGCACCACGTTCGCGCTCATCGCGTTGCGCCACGGCAAAGCCACTCCTCCCCAGACCTGGGACGGGCCGGACAGCACGCGGCCTCTGACCGAGCGGGGTGTCCACCAGGCCGCAAGCGATGCGCCGACCATCGAGGCCTGGCAGCCGCGCAAGATCGTGACCAGCCCCGCCGTGCGGTGCGTGGCGACCGTCGCGCCGCTCGCCGCATCCACCGGCATCGTCCCCAAGCACGAGAAACGCATCAGCCAGGACGCCTACGAGAACGGCGACGCCGATGTCCGGGACGTCGTCGGCAAGCGGGTGCGATCCCGCAAAAGCGCCGTTCTCTGCAGCCACGGACCTGTGCTGCCCGAGATTCTGCGCGAGATAGCGCTTGCGACGGGAACACTCCCCGGCTCCTACCTGAGCAGCGCCGCCGACCTCGAGACCGGCGGTTTCTCCGTCGTGCACCTCTCATCGACGAACCCCAGTTCCGGCATCATCGCGATCGAGACCTACTCGCCGGCAGTCTGAGAGACGAGCCGGCGGGTTCCCTTCCACCGCCAAGTACACACCGCTCGTTAACCTTCCGTTTACCACTACGGGGGACGCTCGTAAGGCACCGGGAATAGCGTCGCTGGCGGGTCAGCACCGACCCGCGTCCTGTCAATGATCCCCGGAAGGGACAACTGTGAAACTCAAGCGTTATGGCGCTCCTCTGGCCATCCTGGCCGCTGCCGCTATCTCCCTCACTGCGTGCGCGTCTAATGAAGGCGGCAGCACGGCGTCGACAACCTCCAAGGCACCCTCCAACCTGTCGGGCACGCTCAACGGCATCGGCTCCTCCGCCCAGGGCACTGCGCAGACCACCTGGATCGCAGGCTTCCAGACCGACAACCCGAAGGTCACCATCAACTACGACCCG
It encodes the following:
- a CDS encoding response regulator transcription factor, whose product is MAQLLILTSAPDAEVLPSLALLSHRTRQIPAEPAALVNAPSCDLIFVDARRDLASAKSLCKILTTTGINVPLLLVLTEGGLTAVSADWGVNDVVLESAGPAEVDARVRLAIGRQTQEHSQTKIQASGVTIDEASYSAKAHGRQLDLTFKEFELLRFFATHPSRVFTREQLLSEVWGYDYFGGTRTVDVHVRRLRAKLGDLESLIGTVRNVGYRFNVYEEDNERLPTPLRP
- a CDS encoding RNA degradosome polyphosphate kinase translates to MDGENILLDTGLGSDFDDDFAPFVYEPDPSLPEDRYLDRELSWLAFNQRVLELAEDPDLPVLERANFLAIFASNLDEFFMVRVAGLKRRILTGLAVPTNVGRAPQDVLADISEKAHELQARHAACYAELVLPALEESGITVVNWDSLDAADKVQMRDVFSQQIFPVLTPLAVDPAHPFPYISGLSLNLSVRVRNSRTGKEQFARLKVPQMLPRFVRIDQRESVDQLRFIPLEDLIANHLGDLFPGMEILDHHIFRVTRNEDVEVDEDETENLIQALEKELLRRRFGPPIRLEVTDDMDPVTLGLLVRELDVTEQEVYRLPFPLDLGGLFDLAKIDRPDLHYPNHVPTTAPQLMPREPNAQPDVFASVARQDILLHHPYESFATSVQAFLEQAAADPHVLAIKQTLYRTSGDSPIVEALIDAAESGKQVLALVEIKARFDEQNNISWARKLEKAGVHVVYGLVGLKTHCKLALVVRQEKGMLKHYSHIGTGNYNPKTSRIYEDLGLLTADDQVGKDLTRLFNELSGYAIEKKFKRLLVAPLHLRKGLLKRIQVETENAIAGKQSGIRIKLNSVVDEAIIDALYRASEAGVPVDLWVRGICGLRPGEPGLSSNIRVRSVLGRYLEHSRIFSFLNDGDPQVYIGSADMMHRNLDRRVEALVRLTDPSHLAELDALFNRAFDERTSAWTLDSEGVWTRHHLDEHGEPLEDLQNKLMQQIAHRPRVGSRR
- a CDS encoding NUDIX hydrolase, with protein sequence MTAAIYAAGAVCWRVVDGRTMILVVHRTKYGDVTIPKGKVDPGETLPQTAVREIHEETGLAVALGVPLGVSTYPLSSGRDKIVHYWAAEVSDAAIARSTFVPNGEIAALEWVTIKKARTYLTYERDVEILDTFAKLLAEGVSTTFALIALRHGKATPPQTWDGPDSTRPLTERGVHQAASDAPTIEAWQPRKIVTSPAVRCVATVAPLAASTGIVPKHEKRISQDAYENGDADVRDVVGKRVRSRKSAVLCSHGPVLPEILREIALATGTLPGSYLSSAADLETGGFSVVHLSSTNPSSGIIAIETYSPAV
- the mshD gene encoding mycothiol synthase; its protein translation is MSDSLRLSVPDLADPNESTGFFRVADAAIDVDGYDPFNEQARLDVQSGRRTPIVATVWSEAEHTRPIGAAIVGRGELDLVIDPLFRGKGYGSVALRGLLATARGNLTAWSHGDHPAARVLADHHGFLPVRRLLQLRSGVLKSVADGAGASGTRPHDGVTIGPFRHGDEAEWVELNARIFESYPEQGRLTVDDLRARQAEPWYEAGDFLVARDAHGRIVGYDWVKAEPDAADGEIYVLGVDPVHAGKGTGKALLLAGLERLAQRGRTTATVSVEGDDPSAVRLYHQLGFTEHTVDVQYRRRIDADGAFSTH